tagaaagaagtttactgaaagatgtattttggtggttcaagactcatagtcagagtttagctcaagttaacactatgcataatactcttgaaggcctatagacgtggccttctcagtctagtgtgaacaaaaggtttctcaacaggggccaattaagtcttctgcagcagggagcttcaaaggctaataggtgtgacctgcagagacaggagatctctgagaaactcacagggtctggaacaagatgcgtttagcatcttgttcaaacttcaaagagaccgccagagaccaatgtctggtcttcctgtaaacgacatggagagaagctgattggacaaatgtattttactgtggaaaggagggatctgattgtataaatggagtgtacttttgagagctcattgccattgccctcatatctgtcaccgtgatgtttgagctctgtgccattgaggtcaagtctgttgtcgtgacttgacctttgtaaaccgtccgcagacggtttgaattaaacatccagaattgataattgcttgttgtgtcatgatatgtaataatttttccattacacagtttaatattcagtttaGTTTCTGAATCAAATTGAAGAATCATTCTTCACAGACTCATTTTGATCTTTCTCACCAGTGAAGGTTTGTTATTCTCTTACATCACATCATGTTATCGTTCACACTAGTTTTATCAGTTTCAAACTTTTATAGTCGACATGAATCCATGAAAGTTGTTGTTTGAACCACAGgttcatattgttgttttaagtgCGTGACATCATTATGACCAGTGATCTCCAGCCTGgaggtttgtgttgttgtgtggacGTTACCTCCACCACTGAAAGTCgcacaataacacaaactgaCCGAGATGGCAGCAGGTCGACGTTAGGAGCCAAGTCAAAAGTCTGTTTTTATCAATGGACTCGGTGATCTTCCATAAAGTCGGAGCAGAACTCAGCTCAGGACCATGAGTAAGTTTTCCAGACTCTGAAGAACATTTGTTCTGAACTGAAGCTGATTGTCCTGCAGCTCCCGGACCTGAAGGACGCTGAGGCGGTGCAGAAGTTCTTCCTGGAGGAGATCCAGCTGGGGGAGGAGCTGCTGGCTCAGGGTAACACCCCCTCACCTGCAGCACCTTCATTTCATCCAGTCTCGCTCTCTGGATAAAGACCTCTTGTGTTTCCGTGTCCGTCCTCAGGAGACTATGAGAAGGGTGTGGACCACCTGACCAACGCCATCGCAGTGTGTGGTCagcctcagcagctgctgcaggtcctGCAGCAGACTCTGCCGCCGCCCGTCTTTCAGATGCTGCTCACCAAACTGCCCAGCATCAGCCAGGTAGGCCCACCATCGCCCTGCTGGTCCCAGCTGGTCCACCTGGTCCCACCTGGTCCACCTGGTCCCAGCTGGTCCACCTGGTCCCACCTGGTCCCAGCCGGTCCACCTGGTCCCACCTGGTCCACCTGGTCCCACCTGGTCCACCTGGTCCACCTGGTCCCAGCTGGTCCACCTGGTCCAACCTGGTCCCAGCCGGTCCACCTGGTCCACGTGGGACAGACGTCTTCCTGACTGTCCTAACCTGCTCTGAACCTTTGTCTCCTTGCAGCGTATCGTGAGCGCTCAGAGTCTGAGTGAGGACGATATAGAATGAGGAGAAGGCTGAGAGGAAACGACCCCCCCGCCCAACCATCACCCGCCCTCCTCGTTACAAGATGACCGTCCAACGCCTGCGTCACtcaggctgccccccccccccccaccacggGGTCCTGAAGGAACTCgtgactgttttgttttttaactgaaTCACCTGTTTTGGGGTCAAATCTCCCGTCAGAAACTTCTAACAGACTCCAACATTAACTGATCACATACTGACTAACTGGCTCGGGTCTTTGTTTCAAACCACGATCAGCTGCTGACGGCCTTGtacaccagggggcgctgtcacACCTGTTATTCACGATGTCGTAGAAACACATCGTCTGCTTCTCAGTGTTTATTGTTCTGTTCTCATCTGTCTGAGGCAAACACTTTTTACAAAgtgatgaaatgttttgtttgtgttagaGACGATGAACCGCTttagagaaataaaataaagagctGAACAAACAGTGAAGTTGTGTTTTGACTGACGTAACCGAgcagatgattgacagctgtctTCTGGTCAATCGCTCGCAGATTTTTTTCAGGAAGATTCCGTGATGATTACGTTTAAAAGTttccagcagctgatgtctCAGCCCGTTGTTACACAATCATCAGTGTGTTGAGAACGTTTACCGACAGAAAACATCTGACAAACACTTACTGTCTActgtggtttatttattttagctaggttcatgtcccatctgctaacatggaggttCATGATCTCTAATGCAGCTCGCCACCCGGGGGCGACCCAGAGCTCTAGGCCTCActttgtcatccatctttattattATGTCAGATTTGAGATTCTGATCGGCTCATTCGATTCATCGTTAAGATCGAGGagtcaaaatgaaacttttggATTTATTTGTGTTCACAATTTACAGATTTAAAGGTTTAAGAAAATCCTTTTGATAAAGAACAGCAACAGAAAGAGTCGTGCAACAAAACAAGGTCagaacttgtgttttctttgagaAGTTGAATCCGTGTGCTCAGGAGAAAGTTCCCTCAGATGTGAACAGTCTTGTTTGgcttcaccttcttcttcagttttttctttttagttggATCCACCATTTGTCCTTTGAAGGATCCGGAGCTTTTGGTTGAACTTTGCTGGTTTCCTGTGAATTTCTTTTGAGACTTAAAACCTCCTTTCTCCCGCCCCGGACCCTTGGCTGGACCCTTGGCTGGACCTCTTCCCGGCCTCCCTGTGGTTCCTCTGGCGTTTGgtttattcttttgtttttctttcttcacggACCTCTTGACCCGCACGGCTCGGTCCTCCAGCTTGGAGCCGTCCAGTTTCAACGCCAGCTGGACCGAGTCgggactctgaggacacacagaggTCGAATGTGTTAAAACAGTCGTTGTTCAGATTTAGAGTCTTTAAACATACTATCTTTTGATCAAATTTAAGAAATCTTCTATAATGAGTTATTTATGAAGTGCAGTTGTGATGATGACGATGGTGACGATGGTCCCAGCTTCTCCATCAGAAAGCTTCGAGTACCTCAAACAGGACGTATCCGAATCCTTTCCCCAGCCCGGAGGTCTGGTCCCGGACGAGTCTCACTGCCTCCACCGAGCCACACTCCTCAAAATGTTGTCGAAATGCGCTTTCGTTTATTTCTAAAACCAGATTTAACAAGTTAGTGTTGAAGTTCATCTGCTGCCGTTCCCTGAACCAGAAGACTGAGGAAGAACTCACCGAACGAGAGATTCCCCACGAAAACCGAACGCTTGTGATCGTGCTGCAAGAGGAGAACACGAAGGGTTTATCATCACGTGAGTTTGAGCACAGAGTTCGGACAGATGCTAACGAACGGTTGAAGACCTACCGATGAGCTGTCAGTCACTCGGTCCACTCGGATGTGGAAGTCTTTCTCGATCTCCGTGCCGTTACTGCGGAACAGAGTAAACGCGTGATGAGTCACTAACAGCTGCGTGTCATTAGAACCTCGTGTTGGTCCAGGTTTGACCTTCTGACCTTTCCAACGCCTTGGCGACGCCGTCATCGTCTGTAAACACCACGTAGGCGTTCACGCTTTGCTTCTTGGGATGAATTTTGCGTCTGAGGTTCAAATGAGAGAAGTGATGCAGTTGATTGGTGGTTTCAGTGGAAGTGGAAGTTAACGGATTCCCAGTGAAGGATTAAAGAAGCAGCTGGTGTCAGAGGAAAACTGGAGAAACGCTGAGTTTCTCTCTTTATGAATAATCACTTTTTCTAAAAACTCTTGGACATGAAGTGGACATAACGTCAGGTTTGATTACaatgacacaaaacacagaatctaagCAGCAGgtacagaggaaataaaaacatctcatCTTTCCAAAGTGGAGATTTAATTGATGTAAACGATCAAAGCCGTTTTCTCATgtttcatctttaaaaacaaacaagcattgaaatgatttattcatattatgaaaatgtgttaaaaactaAATCTAACAAAAAACCTACTTGATGGCTGCGACTTTCCGGGACATGGAGGGATCCTCCCTGACCTGCAGGGAACAAACAGATCATGTGACTGAGGTCGGGAACACGGGTCACATGATCGTCACCGACtctggtcatgtgatgtaaacaggaagtagatcatATCCTCTGCAGCTGGTTGGTAAGTAACAGAAACTcctctgaaggaggagcagtgacGATGAGGTGGAAgagtaactgacaggaagtgttactgacaggaagtgttactgacaggaagtgttactgacaggaagtgttactgacaggaagagtaactgacaggaagtgttactgacaggaagagTCACTGGCAGGAAGTGTTAGCATTCACACAAGTCTCCAGCAGgagtaaccatagcaacagtgaagaagaggatCTCAGCAgtttttaaatctgaaaaaTCAGTTCAGCAAAATCACCAGAAACAAACCTCTCACCAGAGATTTGTTTCCGTGAacttgtgtattttgttgtgttttcactttccTCAACCACGACTCACAACGTCACTGATCTGATTAcgtcaacacacacatgtaactgTGACGCTGCGTGGTGCAAAGTGACGAGGTGCGTCCGTGGTGATGGAcaaactgtttcctgttgtgtgtctgtgtttttaccACAGAGCGAAAGCGGATGGACTCGATGGATCCTTTGTTCCTGAAGAGGCTCCGCAGGGTCTGAAGCACAGAAGAAGAACATCAGGTCAGATGATCCGTCAGCAGCGGGAAACACTCGATAACAACTCGGTAACGGTGGCGTTCGGTAATCTCCACCTTCTTGGTGCAGCTGGTGGGCAGGTTACCCACAAACACCGTCCTCTTTCTCTTcgctgactcctcctctctgcaggccTTCGTCCTCTGCCTCTTCATCACCCAGACCTCGGTCTCGTTCTCTCTCCCCGGCCCTGAagccttcctcttcttcccggACGTCCCCCGGCCGCGCTCGTCTTCGTCTGCCGTCTGCAGGCTGCTCTCTCTGAGGAAGAGGACCAAGGAGACGCAGGGTCACAGAGGAACGtttcaaaaagaaaactctTTAAAAAAGATCCAgggatttacatttttcaaaaagacGAAGGGAAGAAACAGACCAGCAGCTCTTTGGCTCTATAATGTGATTGGTCTGATTTTGAACTTCTCACCTGTTCTCCAGCTTCTGTTCGGCCACTGACTTCTCtggcagcttcttcttctgacctttgacctctggagtctccttcttcttctgctgctgctcctccgcgGCCTTCTGAACGGGCTGCGACCACAAGGACACGTTAGAGCCTCATGTGACgatacacacctacacacacacacacacctacacacacacacacacctacacactgctgctgccacatgTCTCCATCAGAGAATGTTCGGTTCCCCCCCcgtgtctgtgactcacctcgGGCGCCGGCTGGAACAGGCGAGACGCAGCCGGGGTCGTGGCGCTGAACAAAGCCGCCAGCGAGCCGGACGCTGCAGAACTCGTCTTGAACAAGCTGCCGGACACTTGTCCCACCACGTAGTCCGGGGACGGATCTGAAGACGCCTCAGCGCTGAGGACACAGGACACTCACTCACATGAAGATCAATGCTTTTATACTGTGTCTAAACAGACCAGGTTTaggacagatggagagatagatagatagatagatagatagatagatagatagatagatagatagatagatagatagatagatagagagatagatagatagatagatagatagatggacagatagatagatagatagacggagagatagatagatagatagatagatagatagatagatagatagatagatagatagatagatagatagatagatagatagatagatagttagatagatagatagatgatagatagatggacagatagatagatagatagatagatggacagatagatagatagatagacggagagatagatagatagttagatagatagatagatgatagatagatagatggacagatagatagatagatagatagatagatagatagatagatagatagatagatggatagatggacagatggacagatagatagatagatagatagatagatagatagatagatagatagatagatagatagatagatggacagatagatagatagatagatagatagatagatagatagatagatagatagatagatagatagatagatagatagatagatggacagatatagatagatagatagatagatagatagatagatagatagatagatagatagatagatagatagatggacagatagatggacagatagatagatagatagatagatagatagatagatagatagatagatttactATTGACATTGAATTTTCACCAGATGTCGGTAACAACTCAAGTAATAAACATacaaagaaaaccaaacaaataaGTTCAGAAATTAAGTTTCGTGTAATCAAATGGAAGAAAGGGGGGGTGCAAAGGTCATGGAGGGTGACCCCGGCTGACCCCGCTCAGTCACTAGCCTCCTGCCCCTGGTCCGTGGAAATGAATATGAACTGGTTCGGTCCCATGGCCGACGGGAAGGAGTCCAGgtcaaacaaagtaaacaaaccTGCGGTTCACTTTCTTCTTCATCGTTTCTTCAGATCGTTCCTTCGTTACTTCCGTTACTTCcgctcctttcttcttcttctactcgTTGAATTTAATGATAAATGAACAGTAAACACACTTGAGCGGAAACGATCGTTCACATGTTCCTCAGCCGCACTCTGCTGTGCTACTGACAACTCTGTCCCCCAGGAAACACGGTCACATTAACTCAAAGCTTCCGCTGATGTTTCCAGAGTTTAATTCCGATGTGACCGGTGAC
The sequence above is a segment of the Limanda limanda chromosome 2, fLimLim1.1, whole genome shotgun sequence genome. Coding sequences within it:
- the tomm20b gene encoding mitochondrial import receptor subunit TOM20 homolog B is translated as MGSRSLAAGLCGALLLGYCVYFDRKRRSDPQFRIRLRERRRKQQAARDRDGQAKLPDLKDAEAVQKFFLEEIQLGEELLAQGDYEKGVDHLTNAIAVCGQPQQLLQVLQQTLPPPVFQMLLTKLPSISQRIVSAQSLSEDDIE
- the rbm34 gene encoding RNA-binding protein 34, translated to MKKKVNRSAEASSDPSPDYVVGQVSGSLFKTSSAASGSLAALFSATTPAASRLFQPAPEPVQKAAEEQQQKKKETPEVKGQKKKLPEKSVAEQKLENRESSLQTADEDERGRGTSGKKRKASGPGRENETEVWVMKRQRTKACREEESAKRKRTVFVGNLPTSCTKKTLRSLFRNKGSIESIRFRSVVREDPSMSRKVAAIKRKIHPKKQSVNAYVVFTDDDGVAKALESNGTEIEKDFHIRVDRVTDSSSHDHKRSVFVGNLSFEINESAFRQHFEECGSVEAVRLVRDQTSGLGKGFGYVLFESPDSVQLALKLDGSKLEDRAVRVKRSVKKEKQKNKPNARGTTGRPGRGPAKGPAKGPGREKGGFKSQKKFTGNQQSSTKSSGSFKGQMVDPTKKKKLKKKVKPNKTVHI